From Desmodus rotundus isolate HL8 chromosome 12, HLdesRot8A.1, whole genome shotgun sequence, one genomic window encodes:
- the PIEZO1 gene encoding piezo-type mechanosensitive ion channel component 1 isoform X2 yields MEPHVLGAVLYWLLLPFALLVACLLRSNSLSLVYLLFLLLLPWFRGPSQHSVQGHTGRLLRALLAFSLLFLAAHLTFQICLHTVPGLDQLLGSNCSHWENLSRHIGVTRLDLKDIPNAVRLVAPDLGILVVSAVCLGLCARLTREAQRSQRSQEQDDDDREVDASSPAVLQGAPVLVPKRRLRLAARFRITAHWLLVAAGRTLAIVLLALAGIAHPSAFSSVYFLFFLGICTWWACHFPISSLGFSALCVILSCFGAGHLICLYCYQMPFIQDKLPPAGIWARVFGLKDFVAHTNCSTSNMLVLNTSHDWPVYVSPGILLLLYYTVTSLLKLHIHHPPDQTKVAAGGVKEREVELTEVDRWPEGQARAAQGLMPTPTGPDSEADNCIVHDLTSHSPVQQRPLCSRLAEPRETSVLHGLGHIVMNQSYVCALIAMMVWSITYHSWLTFVLLLWACLIWTVRSRHQLAMLCSPFILLYGLALCSLRYVWAMDLRSELPATLGPVRLRQLGLEHTRYPCLDLGAMLLYTLTFWLLLRQFVKEKLLKGKKTNSELIEVTVADTEHTRTWTLLQSLEKLVTGLSAKYWIYVCAGMFIVVSFAGRLVVYKIVYMFLFLLCLTLFQVYYSLWRKLLKVFWWLVVAYTMLVLIAVYTFQFQDFPMYWRNLTGFTDEQLEDLGLEQFSVSELFSSIFIPGFFLLACILQLHYFHRPFMQLTDLECIRLPATCRPRWVHRQEAVSGTPLLQPEEEEEDGDPRDEGLGMASPHQATQVPEGAANKWGLVAERLLDLSTSFSNVLTQVQVFVRRLLELHVFKLVALYTVWVALKEVSVMNLLLVVLWAFALPYTRFRPMASCLSTVWTCIIIVCKMLYQLKVVNPHEYSSNCTEPLPNSTNLQKMEINQSLLYRGPVDPANWFGVRKGFPNLGYIQSHLQILLLLVFEAIVHRRQEHHRRQHQLSPLPAQAVCVEGTRQQLDRDLLSCIKYFINFFFYKFGLEICFLMAVNVIGQRMNFMVILHGCWLVAILTRRRRRAIARLWPNYCLFLTLFLLYQYLLCLGIPPALCIDYPWRWSQAIPMNSGLIKWLYLPDFFRAPNSTNLISDFLLLLCASQQWQVFSAERTDEWQHMAGVNTDHLEPLRGEPNPVPNFIHCRSYLDMLKVAVFRYLFWLVLVVVFVTGATRISVFGLGYLLACFYLLLFGTSLLQKDTRARLVLWDCLILYNVTVIISKNMLSLLSCVFVEQMQSSFCWVIQLFSLVCTVKGYYNPKEMLGRDQDCLLPIEEAGILWDSVCFLFLLLQRRVFLSYYFLHVRAELQATALQASRGFALYNAANLKSINYHRKAEEKSLAQLKRQMERIRAKQEKHRQGRVGLGQPQDPLDPGQEPVIHSGDYFLFESDSEEEEEAQPEEPRPSAQSAFQMAYQAWVTNAQTVLRRRRQEQAQLPVGGGLGPEAELAEGPESEVAGRSHVMQRVLSTMQLLWVLGQALVDELTRWLHTFTRHHRAISDVLRAERYLLTQELLRGGAVDRGVLDQLYSSEVKATSAGPSEARDAPSTDSSGLGAEEPASSMPEDISSALSTGSNTCTGSEEIVTEPRASLHGSQELPASTRTRMRTASELILDRRLSIPELEEAERFEAGQGRVLRLLQAMYQCVAAHSELLCYFIIVLNHMVTASAASLVLPVLVFLWAMLSIPRPSKRFWMTAIVFTEVMVVTKYLFQFGFFPWNSHTVLRRNENKPYFPPRILGLEKADGYIKYDLVQLMALFFHRSQLLCYGLWDHEEDPVSKEPDGGHRKEKEPGEVSALLELQHEEVTGPQEELGVAGAPTKDAIPEDVRDGPPEPQVELKPRDTRRISLHFRRRRKESAEPRELAAVEAETEDEEEAAATSQSKKRRSRPRERVRAVGVQLQTFCLSLAQSAHRPLQRFFHDVLHSKHRAATDVYALMFLADVVDFIIIVFGFWAFGKHSAATDITSSLSDDQVPEAFLVMLLVQFSTMVVDRALYLRKTVLGKLAFQVVLVLAIHLWMFFILPAVTERMFSQNAVAQLWYFVKCIYFALSAYQIRCGYPTRILGNFLTKKYNHLNLFLFQGFRLVPFLVELRAVMDWVWTDTTLSLSNWMCVEDIYANIFIIKCSRETEKKYPQPKGQKKKKIVKYGMGGLIILFLVAIIWFPLLFMSLVRSVVGVVNQPIDVTVTLKLGGYEPLFTMSAQQPSIVPFTPQAYEELSRQFDPHPLAMQFISQYSPEDIVTAQIEGSSGALWRISPPSRAQMKRELYNGTADITLRFTWNFQRDLAKGGTVEYTNEKHTLDLAPNSTERRQLASLLEGTSDQSVVIPNLFPKYIRAPNGPEANPVKQLQPNEEADYLGVRIQLRREQVGSGAAGFLEWWVIELQDCQAGCNLLPMVIFNDKVSPPSLGFLAGYGIMGLYVSIVLVIGKFVRGFFSEISHSIMFEELPCVDRILKLCQDIFLVRETRELELEEELYAKLIFLYRSPETMIKWTREKE; encoded by the exons gATGATGATGACAGGGAAGTGGACGCCAGCTCCCCGGCAGTGCTGCAGGGAGCCCCTGTGCTGGTCCCCAAGCGGAGGTTGAGGCTGGCTGCCCGGTTCCGGATCACGGCTCACTGGCTGCTGGTGGCTGCTGGGCGGACCCTGGCCATAGTGCTGCTGGCGCTGGCAG GCATCGCCCACCCCTCAGCCTTCTCCAGTGTCTACTTCCTGTTCTTCCTGGGCATCTGCACCTGGTGGGCCTGCCATTTTCCCATCAGCTCCCTGGGCTTCAGCGCACTCTGTGTCATACTGAGCTGCTTTGGTGCCGGCCATCTCATCTGCCTCTACTGCTACCAGATGCCCTTCATTCAGGACAAGCTCCCACCTGCTGGTATCTGGGCCAG GGTTTTCGGTCTTAAGGACTTTGTGGCCCACACGAACTGCTCCACTTCCAACATGCTGGTGCTCAACACCAGCCACGACTGGCCTGTGTACGTGAGCCCCGGCATCCTGCTGCTCCTGTACTACACTGTGACCTCGCTTCTGAAGCTCCACATACACCACCCCCCAGACCAG ACAAAAGTGGCAGCTGGTGGCGTCAAGGAGCGGGAGGTAGAGCTGACTGAGGTGGACCGGTGGCCCgagggccaggccagggctgcccAG GGCTTGATGCCCACGCCCACGGGGCCTGACTCTGAGGCTGACAACTGCATCGTGCATGACCTGACCAGCCATAGCCCTGTCCAGCAACGCCCCT TGTGCTCCAGGCTGGCTGAACCAAGAGAGACGTCTGTACTGCATGGCCTGGGCCACATCGTCATGAACCAGAGCTATGTGTGCGCCCTCATTGCCATGATG GTGTGGAGCATCACCTACCACAGCTGGCTGACCTTCGtgctgctgctctgggcctgCCTCATCTGGACTGTGCGCAGCCGCCACCAGCTGGCCATGCTCTGCTCACCTTTCATCCTGCTCTATGGGCTGGCGCTGTGCAGCCTGCGCTACGTGTGGGCCATGGACCTGCGTTCTGAGCTGCCTGCCACCCTGGGTCCTGTCAGACTGCgccagctggggctggagcacACCCGCTACCCCTGCCTGGACCTGGGTGCCATG TTGCTGTATACACTGACCTTCTGGCTCCTACTGCGCCAATTCGTCAAGGAGAAGCTGCTGAAGGGGAAAAAGACCAACTCCGAGCTGATAGAGGTTACTGTGGCGGACACAG AGCACACGAGGACTTGGACGCTGCTCCAGAGTCTGGAGAAGCTGGTCACGGGCCTCTCTGCCAAGTACTGGATCTATGTGTGCGCCGGCATGTTCATCGTGGTCAGCTTCGCAGGCCGCCTCGTTGTCTATAAGATCGTCTACATGTTCCTCTTCCTGCTCTGCCTCACCCTCTTCCAG GTCTACTACAGCCTGTGGAGGAAGCTGCTCAAGGTGTTCTGGTGGCTGGTGGTGGCCTACACCATGCTGGTGCTCATTGCTGTCTACACCTTCCAGTTCCAGGACTTCCCCATGTACTGGCGAAACCTGACAGGCTTCACTGACGAGCA gctggaggacctgggcctGGAGCAGTTCAGCGTGTCCGAGCTCTTCTCCAGCATCTTCATTCCCGGCTTCTTCCTCCTCGCCTGCATCCTGCAGCTGCACTACTTCCACCGGCCCTTCATGCAGCTCACCGACCTGGAGTGCATCCGCCTGCCTGCCACCTGCCGCCCGCGCTGGGTTCACAG GCAGGAGGCAGTGAGCGGGACCCCATTGTTGCAGccggaagaggaggaagaggacggGGACCCCAGGGACGAGGGGCTGGGCATGGCCAGCCCCCACCAGGCCACACAGGTCCCAGAAG GTGCAGCCAACAAATGGGGCCTGGTGGCGGAGCGACTGCTGGACTTGTCCACCAGCTTCTCCAACGTCCTCACCCAAGTGCAGGTGTTCGTGCGGCGCCTGCTAGAGCTGCACGTCTTTAAGCTGGTGGCCCTATACACTGTCTGGGTGGCCCTGAAGGAG GTGTCGGTGATGAACCTCCTGCTGGTTGTGCTCTGGGCCTTTGCCCTGCCCTACACCCGCTTCCGGCCCATGGCCTCCTGTCTGTCCACCGTGTGGACCTGCATCATCATCGTGTGCAAGATGCTTTACCAGCTCAAGGTCGTCAACCCCCATGAGTACTCCAGCAACTGCACTGAG cccctccccaacagCACCAACCTGCAGAAGATGGAGATCAATCAGTCCTTGCTGTACCGGGGGCCCGTTGACCCGGCCAACTGGTTTGGGGTGCGGAAGGGCTTCCCCAACCTGGGCTACATTCAG agccacctgcagatcctgctgctgctggtgttcGAGGCCATTGTGCACCGGCGCCAGGAGCACCACCGTCGGCAGCACCAGCTGTCCCCGCTGCCCGCCCAGGCTGTCTGCGTTGAAGGCACCCGACAGCAGCTGGACCGGGACCTGCTTAGCTGCATCAAGTACTTCATCAACttctttttctacaaatttgGGCTGGAG ATCTGCTTCCTGATGGCTGTGAACGTGATTGGGCAGCGCATGAACTTCATGGTCATCCTGCACGGGTGCTGGCTGGTGGCCATTCTCACCCGCCGGCGCCGCAGGGCCATCGCCCGCCTCTGGCCCAACTACTGCCTCTTCCTGACGCTCTTCCTGTTGTACCAGTACCTGCTGTGCCTGGGCATCCCCCCAGCCCTGTGCATCG ACTATCCATGGCGCTGGAGCCAGGCCATCCCCATGAATTCGGGGCTCATCAAGTGGCTGTACCTGCCTGACTTCTTCAGGGCCCCCAACTCCACTAACCTCATCA GTGACTTCCTCCTGCTGCTCTGCGCTTCCCAGCAGTGGCAGGTGTTCTCAGCTGAGCGCACCGACGAGTGGCAGCACATGGCCGGTGTCAACACCGACCACCTGGAGCCTCTTCGGGGGGAACCCAACCCCGTGCCCAACTTTATTCACTGCAG GTCCTACCTCGACATGCTGAAAGTCGCCGTCTTCCGCTACCTCTTCtggctggtgctggtggtggtgttCGTCACAGGGGCCACACGCATCAGTGTCTTCGGGCTAGGTTACCTGCTGGCCTGTTTCTACCTGCTGCTCTTCGGCACCTCCCTGCTGCAGAAGGATACGCGTGCCCGCCTTGTGCTGTGGGACTGCCTTATCCTCTACAATGTCACCGTCATCATCTCCAAGAACATGCTCTCG ctcctgTCCTGTGTCTTTGTGGAGCAAATGCAGAGCAGCTTCTGCTGGGTCATCCAGCTCTTCAGCCTCGTGTGCACGGTCAAAGGCTACTACAACC CCAAGGAGATGCTGGGCAGGGACCAGGACTGCCTGCTGCCTATAGAGGAGGCTGGCATCCTCTGGGACAGCGTCTGTTTCCTGTTCCTGCTGCTGCAGCGCCGTGTCTTCCTCAGCTACTACTTCCTGCACGTCAGGGCTGAGCTCCAGGCCACGGCCCTGCAGGCCTCCAG GGGCTTCGCCCTGTACAACGCTGCCAACCTCAAAAGCATCAACTACCACCGCAAGGCCGAGGAGAAGTCCCTGGCCCAGCTGAAAAGACA GATGGAACGTATCCGAGCCAAGCAGGAAAAGCACAGGCAGGGCCGGGTGGGCCTTGGCCAGCCCCAGGACCCCCTGGACCCAGGCCAGGAGCCAG TCATCCACTCTGGGGACTACTTCCTATTCGAGTCcgacagtgaggaggaggaagaggcccaGCCTGAGGAGCCCAGGCCATCAGCACAGAGTGCCTTCCAG ATGGCATACCAGGCATGGGTGACCAACGCCCAGACGGTGCTAAGGCGGCGGCGGCAGGAGCAGGCACAACTGCCTGTGG GAGGCGGCCTGGGCCCGGAGGCAGAGTTGGCAGAAGGCCCAGAGAGTGAGGTGGCAG GTCGCAGCCACGTGATGCAGCGGGTACTGAGCACCATGCAGCTGCTCTGGGTGCTGGGACAGGCGCTGGTGGACGAGCTGACACGCTGGCTGCACACCTTCACACGGCACCACCGAGCCATAAGCGACGTGCTGCGTGCTGAGCGCTACCTGCTCACACAGGAGTTGCTCAGG GGTGGAGCAGTGGACCGGGGTGTGCTGGACCAGTTGTATTCAAGTGAAGTCAAGGCCACGTCAGCAGGCCCCTCAGAGGCACGGGATGCGCCTAGCACAGACTCGAG CGGGCTAGGGGCCGAGGAGCCAGCAAGCAGCATGCCTGAGGACATCAGCAGCGCCCTGAGCACAGGCTCCAACACCTGTACTGGCAGTGAGGAGATAGTCACTGAGCCCAGGGCTTCCCTGCATGGCTCCCAGGAGCTTCCTGCCAGCACCCGAACCCGAATGCGCACAGCAAGTGAGCTAATCCTGGACAG GCGCCTGTCCATCCCAGAGCTGGAGGAGGCTGAGCGGtttgaggctgggcagggccgaGTGCTGCGGCTGCTGCAGGCCATGTACCAGTGCGTGGCTGCGCACTCTGAGCTGCTCTGCTACTTCATCATTGTTCTCAACCATATGGTCACGGCCTCAGCTGCCTCCCTTGTGTTGCCTGTGCTGGTCTTCTTGTGGGCCATGCTGTCCATCCCGCGGCCCAGCAAGCGCTTCTGGATGACAGCCATTGTCTTCACTGAG gtCATGGTGGTCACCAAGTACCTCTTCCAGTTTGGCTTCTTCCCCTGGAACAGCCACACGGTGCTGCGGCGCAACGAGAACAAGCCCTACTTCCCCCCTCGCATCCTGGGCCTGGAGAAGGCTGACGGCTACATCAAGTATGACCTGGTGCAGCTCATGGCCCTCTTCTTCCACCGTTCCCAGCTGCTG tgCTATGGCCTCTGGGACCATGAGGAGGACCCAGTCTCCAAGGAGCCTGATGGGGGccacaggaaggagaaggagcctggggaggtgtCAGCCCTGCTGGAGCTCCAGCACGAGGAGGTCACAGGGccccaggaggagctgggggtggctggggcccCCACCAAGGATGCCATTCCAGAAGATGTGAGGGATGGGCCCCCAGAGCCACAAGTGGAGCTCAAGCCCCGCGACACGAGACGCATCAGTCTGCatttcaggaggaggaggaaagagagtgCAGAACCCAGAGAACTGGCAGCCGTTG AAGCTGAGactgaggatgaggaggaggcagcagctaCCTCTCAGAGCAAGAAGAGGCGGAGTCGCCCCCGGGAAAGAGTGAGGGCAGTGGGCGTCCAGCTGCAGACCTTCTGCCTGTCCCT GGCTCAGAGTGCACACCGACCCCTGCAGCGGTTCTTCCATGACGTCCTGCACAGCAAGCACCGTGCAGCCACCGACGTCTATGCCCTCATGTTCCTAGCTGATGTTGTCGACTTCATCATCATCGTCTTTGGCTTCTGGGCCTTTGGG AAGCACTCAGCGGCTACGGACATCACGTCCTCCCTGTCAGATGACCAAGTACCTGAGGCCTTCCTGGTCATGCTGCTGGTCCAGTTCAGTACTATGGTCGTTGACCGTGCCCTCTACCTACGCAAGACTGTGTTGGGCAAGCTGGCCTTCCAGGTTGTCCTGGTGCTGGCCATCCACCTCTGGATGTTCTTCATCCTGCCCGCTGTCACCGAGAG GATGTTCAGCCAGAATGCAGTGGCCCAGCTGTGGTACTTCGTGAAGTGCATCTACTTTGCCCTGTCCGCCTACCAGATCCGTTGTGGCTACCCCACCCGCATCCTCGGCAACTTCCTCACCAAGAAGTACAACCACCTcaacctcttcctcttccaggg GTTCCGGCTGGTGCCGTTCCTGGTAGAGCTACGGGCTGTGATGGACTGGGTATGGACAGACACCACACTGTCCCTGAGCAACTGGATGTGTGTGGAGGACATCTATGCCAACATCTTCATCATCAAGTGCAGCCGAGAGACAGAAAAG AAATACCCGCAGCCCAAGgggcaaaagaagaagaagattgtTAAGTACGGCATGGGCGGCCTCATCATCCTGTTCCTCGTGGCCATCATCTGGTTCCCACTGCTTTTTATGTCCCTGGTGCGCTCTGTTGTTGGCGTCGTCAACCAGCCCATTGATGTCACTGTCACCCTCAAGCTGGGTGGCTACGAG CCCCTGTTCACCATGAGCGCCCAGCAGCCATCCATCGTGCCCTTCACGCCCCAGGCCTATGAGGAGCTGTCCAGGCAGTTTGACCCCCATCCG CTGGCCATGCAGTTCATCAGCCAGTACAGCCCGGAGGACATTGTCACAGCACAGATCGAGGGCAGCTCCGGGGCGCTGTGGCGCATTAGCCCACCGAGCCGGGCCCAGATGAAGCGGGAGCTGTACAACGGCACTGCTGACATCACCCTGCGCTTTACCTGGAATTTCCAGAG GGACCTGGCCAAGGGAGGCACTGTGGAGTACACCAATGAGAAACACACCCTGGACTTGGCTCCCAATAGTACTGAGCGGCGGCAGCTGGCCAGCCTGCTGGAGGGCACTTCAGACCAGTCAGT GGTCATCCCGAACCTCTTCCCCAAGTACATCCGTGCCCCCAATGGGCCTGAAGCCAACCCTGTGAAGCAGCTGCAGCCCA ATGAGGAGGCTGACTACCTTGGTGTGCGCATCCAGCTGCGGAGGGAGCAGGTGGGCTCAGGGGCTGCTGGCTTCCTTGAGTGGTGGGTCATCGAGCTGCAGGACTGCCAGGCTGGCTGCAATCTGCTGCCCATGGTCATCTTCAATGACAAGGTCAGCCCACCCAGTCTGGGCTTCCTGGCTGGCTACGG GATCATGGGGCTCTACGTGTCCATCGTGCTGGTCATCGGCAAGTTTGTGCGTGGCTTCTTCAGTGAGATATCTCATTCCATCATGTTCGAGGAGCTGCCGTGTGTGGACCGAATCCTCAAGCTCTGCCAGGACATCTTCCTGGTGCGGGAGACgcgggagctggagctggaggaaGAGCTGTACGCCAAGCTCATCTTCCTGTACCGCTCACCGGAGACCATGATCAAATGGACACGCGAGAAGGAGTAG